The Pleomorphomonas sp. T1.2MG-36 genome has a segment encoding these proteins:
- a CDS encoding TRAP transporter small permease, which produces METIKRRVDQILAFCCILLCGLLTVVVTWQVAARYLLNSPGAQSEELAKIMFVWLTLFSAALLFGEKGHMNIGLLCDSLPVRWNISLQVLTSVLILIFCLAILVVGGWDAVVRTMRQTNAAIPYLSTGQIYLALPICGVFSSFYCIYNIVTDLRRLAGVMSGDRPQQEG; this is translated from the coding sequence ATGGAAACGATCAAGCGAAGGGTCGACCAGATCCTTGCCTTCTGCTGCATTCTCCTATGCGGGCTTCTCACCGTCGTCGTGACCTGGCAGGTGGCCGCCCGCTATCTCCTCAACAGCCCCGGCGCCCAGTCGGAGGAACTGGCCAAGATCATGTTCGTCTGGCTGACGCTGTTCTCGGCGGCGCTGCTGTTCGGCGAGAAGGGCCACATGAACATCGGCCTGCTCTGCGACTCCCTGCCTGTCAGGTGGAACATCTCGCTCCAGGTCCTGACCAGCGTGCTGATCCTGATCTTCTGCCTCGCCATTCTGGTGGTGGGCGGGTGGGACGCCGTCGTCAGAACCATGCGCCAGACCAACGCCGCCATTCCCTACCTCAGCACCGGACAGATCTATCTGGCGCTGCCGATCTGCGGCGTCTTCTCCAGTTTCTACTGCATCTACAACATCGTCACCGATCTCCGCCGGCTGGCGGGCGTCATGTCGGGCGACCGCCCGCAGCAGGAGGGTTGA
- a CDS encoding MurR/RpiR family transcriptional regulator has translation MVTDLDGTSEDHRPLRLRATTVNLFPTERRIVELLLAIPSYELGAMTSSDLSEKSGASRSSIDRLSRKLGYQGLKDMRRSMLLEQADRDGPQPAGEGRSNTTEDIARRVMAALSTRADVMVSLIAASHAFDQLVEWLTTARAIHMFGAGESAVVCAAFEARLVRLGLPIMFTAEYHTQVTHASLMGPQDVAIAISHSGGTKSTARAATIAKGNGARLAVIGGIANSPLARKADLFLQLPTGPLPGSAEVLDRIVAIGLAQVVFECLTARRPDMLAASVRIDDAFNEDRF, from the coding sequence ATGGTGACTGACTTGGATGGCACATCTGAGGATCATCGGCCGTTGCGGCTGAGGGCGACCACGGTCAACCTCTTCCCGACCGAGCGGCGGATCGTCGAACTGCTGCTGGCCATCCCCAGTTACGAACTCGGGGCGATGACCTCCTCCGACCTATCGGAAAAGTCGGGCGCCAGCCGGTCGAGCATCGACCGCCTGTCGCGCAAGCTCGGCTACCAGGGCCTCAAGGACATGCGCCGGTCCATGCTGCTCGAGCAGGCCGACCGGGACGGACCGCAGCCGGCCGGCGAGGGCCGGAGCAACACCACCGAGGACATCGCCCGCCGCGTCATGGCGGCGCTGTCGACGCGCGCCGACGTGATGGTGAGCCTGATCGCCGCATCGCACGCCTTCGACCAGTTGGTCGAATGGCTGACCACCGCGCGGGCCATTCACATGTTCGGCGCCGGCGAATCGGCGGTCGTCTGCGCCGCCTTCGAGGCGAGGCTCGTCCGTCTCGGCCTGCCGATCATGTTCACGGCCGAGTACCATACGCAGGTGACGCACGCCTCGCTGATGGGGCCGCAGGACGTGGCGATCGCCATCTCGCACTCCGGCGGCACCAAGTCGACCGCGCGCGCCGCCACCATCGCCAAGGGCAACGGCGCGCGCCTGGCGGTGATCGGCGGCATCGCCAACTCGCCGCTGGCCCGCAAGGCCGACCTGTTCCTGCAACTGCCGACCGGCCCGTTGCCCGGCAGCGCCGAGGTGCTGGACCGCATCGTCGCCATCGGCCTCGCCCAGGTGGTCTTCGAGTGCCTCACGGCCCGGCGCCCCGACATGCTGGCGGCGTCGGTGCGCATCGACGACGCCTTCAACGAAGATCGCTTCTGA
- a CDS encoding helix-turn-helix domain-containing protein, with the protein MNAETFRAWRQRQGLTQDEAAQHLGLKRRMIQYYERGERGGRRVPIPKHVRLACWAISQGIRDFDGQDAGEPKAAS; encoded by the coding sequence ATGAACGCAGAGACGTTTCGCGCCTGGCGACAGCGCCAGGGCCTGACGCAGGACGAGGCGGCGCAACACCTCGGCCTCAAGCGGAGAATGATCCAGTACTATGAGCGGGGCGAGCGAGGCGGTCGGCGGGTGCCGATCCCCAAGCACGTGCGCCTTGCCTGCTGGGCCATCAGCCAGGGCATCCGCGATTTCGACGGCCAGGACGCAGGCGAGCCGAAGGCGGCGAGTTAG
- a CDS encoding ABC transporter substrate-binding protein — protein MKRFVSSLLACGVALSLVPAVATAKDLKLVGVTVVDLGNPFFGAIAKSIEAKVKEAGGADAKTLVMSGDYDLGKQSTQFDNFIQAGVDLIVVSAVDSKAVGAAVKRAQAAGIPVVAIDNTADNAQATITTDNVTAGKQACQYIADKLGGKGNLIIVNGPPVSGVIDRVNGCKEVMAAHPDIKILSDNQNGIGTREGGLNVTTALLTAHDQVDAIFTINDPSAIGADLAAKQLKRTGIVITTVDGSPDIEAALKEKTQIEASSAQLPSELANAAVDAGVKLLNGETLAEPSILVAPSLITRENVGSYKGWNAQ, from the coding sequence ATGAAACGTTTTGTGTCAAGCCTTTTGGCTTGCGGCGTCGCTTTGTCACTTGTTCCGGCCGTGGCCACCGCCAAGGATCTCAAGCTGGTCGGCGTCACCGTCGTCGACCTCGGCAATCCGTTCTTCGGCGCCATTGCCAAGAGCATCGAGGCAAAGGTCAAGGAAGCCGGCGGCGCCGACGCCAAGACCCTGGTGATGTCGGGCGACTACGACCTCGGCAAGCAGTCGACGCAGTTCGACAACTTCATCCAGGCCGGCGTGGATCTGATCGTCGTGTCGGCCGTCGACTCCAAGGCCGTGGGCGCCGCCGTCAAGCGGGCGCAGGCGGCGGGCATTCCGGTGGTCGCCATCGACAACACCGCCGACAACGCGCAGGCGACCATCACCACCGACAACGTCACCGCCGGCAAGCAGGCCTGCCAGTACATCGCCGACAAGCTCGGCGGCAAGGGCAACCTGATCATCGTCAACGGGCCGCCGGTCTCCGGCGTGATCGACCGCGTCAACGGCTGCAAGGAGGTGATGGCCGCTCATCCGGACATCAAGATCCTGTCCGACAACCAGAATGGCATCGGCACGCGCGAAGGCGGCCTCAACGTCACCACCGCGCTCCTGACCGCGCACGACCAGGTCGACGCCATCTTCACCATCAACGACCCGTCGGCCATCGGCGCCGATCTCGCCGCCAAGCAGCTGAAGCGGACCGGTATCGTCATCACCACGGTGGACGGCTCCCCCGACATCGAGGCCGCCCTCAAGGAAAAGACGCAGATCGAGGCGTCGTCCGCCCAGCTGCCGTCGGAACTGGCGAACGCCGCCGTCGATGCCGGCGTGAAGCTCCTCAACGGCGAAACGCTCGCCGAGCCTTCGATCCTCGTCGCCCCGTCGCTCATCACCCGCGAGAACGTCGGCAGCTACAAGGGTTGGAACGCCCAATAA
- a CDS encoding GntR family transcriptional regulator, which yields MSEGVLTSVWEVGRPASPTRVMNSAQLIHFHLRDDIISMRRRPGEPIAEKDITQAYGVSRTPVREALLRLSEEGLIDIAAKSGTIVSRIPADELPEAILARKAIEQMTARMAAELAAKSDVLKLRAIVERQKEALKSNDIDGFHVEDEALHRSIMAAAGQPGIWRFVEGIKVQLDRFRRLTLPQANRMERALAEHTELVDAIAAGNADKAATVIGDHLDWLGASLAKIRDIGPDYFSGNLEDAHTRWARRAPAIIVATPKKPHLDTSKLAPQTEHMDIKSREGA from the coding sequence ATGTCGGAGGGGGTGCTCACCAGCGTCTGGGAAGTTGGCCGGCCTGCCAGCCCTACCCGTGTGATGAACTCCGCCCAGCTCATCCACTTCCACCTTCGCGACGACATCATCTCCATGCGCCGCCGCCCGGGCGAGCCGATCGCCGAGAAGGACATCACGCAGGCCTACGGGGTCAGCCGCACGCCCGTCCGCGAGGCGCTGCTGCGCCTGTCCGAGGAAGGCCTGATCGACATCGCCGCCAAATCCGGCACCATCGTGTCGCGCATTCCCGCCGACGAGTTGCCCGAGGCGATCCTGGCCCGCAAGGCCATCGAGCAGATGACGGCGCGCATGGCCGCCGAGCTCGCCGCCAAGAGCGACGTCCTCAAGTTGCGCGCCATCGTCGAGCGGCAGAAGGAAGCGCTGAAGTCGAACGACATCGACGGCTTTCACGTCGAGGACGAGGCGCTGCACCGTTCCATCATGGCCGCCGCCGGCCAGCCGGGCATCTGGCGCTTCGTCGAAGGCATCAAGGTTCAGCTCGACCGGTTCCGCCGGCTCACGCTGCCGCAGGCCAACCGGATGGAGCGGGCGCTGGCCGAACACACCGAACTGGTCGACGCCATCGCCGCCGGCAACGCGGACAAGGCGGCGACGGTCATCGGCGATCACCTCGACTGGCTCGGGGCCAGCCTGGCCAAGATCCGCGACATCGGCCCCGACTACTTCTCGGGCAACCTGGAAGACGCACACACCCGCTGGGCCCGCAGGGCGCCCGCCATCATCGTGGCAACGCCGAAGAAGCCCCACCTCGACACATCGAAACTCGCTCCCCAAACAGAGCACATGGACATCAAGAGCCGTGAAGGCGCTTGA
- a CDS encoding class II fructose-bisphosphate aldolase: MPIVPVSKLLKHASDHHYAVGAFLSMNIEVMQATIAAAEAKRSPVVIRIHPTVRGATRFDTLGIVARHLAAEATVPVGLSLDHGETLGDTVDAIRAGCTAVMLDGAEMSLDDNIRAVREVVAAAEPLGVMVEAAIGHMEHGAVQTADDLANVADSVRLVRESGATILAPAIGNVHGVAHGGGAKAKPNLAIERIAELRKATGVPICMHGGSGTPPEQMKAATRAGVAMVIMFTDIVTAFNRALKAVLNANADGIDIINALVPAQKAAQTVIEGKMDDLGSAGQSDAFLDWYNGKTS, from the coding sequence ATGCCGATCGTCCCGGTATCGAAACTTCTCAAACACGCCTCTGACCATCACTACGCGGTTGGCGCCTTCCTCTCGATGAACATCGAAGTGATGCAGGCCACCATTGCCGCCGCCGAGGCCAAGCGTTCGCCGGTGGTCATCCGCATCCACCCGACCGTCAGGGGCGCCACTCGTTTCGATACGCTGGGCATCGTCGCCCGCCATCTCGCCGCCGAGGCGACGGTGCCGGTCGGGCTCAGCCTCGACCACGGCGAGACGCTGGGCGATACCGTCGACGCGATCCGCGCCGGCTGCACGGCGGTGATGCTCGATGGCGCGGAGATGTCGCTCGACGACAACATCCGCGCGGTGCGCGAGGTGGTGGCCGCCGCCGAGCCGCTCGGCGTGATGGTCGAGGCGGCGATCGGCCACATGGAACACGGCGCCGTGCAGACCGCCGACGATCTCGCCAACGTCGCCGACTCCGTTCGCCTCGTCCGCGAGAGCGGCGCCACCATCCTGGCGCCGGCCATCGGCAACGTGCACGGCGTCGCCCACGGCGGCGGCGCCAAGGCCAAGCCCAACCTCGCCATCGAGCGCATCGCCGAACTGCGCAAGGCCACCGGCGTGCCGATCTGCATGCACGGCGGCTCGGGCACCCCGCCCGAGCAGATGAAGGCGGCAACCCGGGCCGGCGTGGCCATGGTGATCATGTTCACCGACATCGTCACCGCCTTCAACCGGGCGCTCAAGGCGGTGCTCAACGCCAACGCCGACGGCATCGACATCATCAACGCGCTGGTGCCGGCGCAGAAGGCGGCCCAGACAGTGATCGAAGGCAAGATGGACGATCTCGGCTCGGCCGGGCAGTCTGATGCCTTCCTCGACTGGTACAACGGAAAGACGTCATGA
- a CDS encoding TRAP transporter large permease produces the protein MANAADIGLIMLISIPILLAIGVPISISMGIGSVLAMATIFTFDRMAITAAQRVFTGVNSFSLLAIPFFVLAGIIMTNGGIARRLINFAKALIGFIPGALMQTNIVANMLFGSISGSGVAAAAAIGGAIGPQQKADGYDPAAAAAANIASAPSGMLIPPSNTFIIYSLASGGTSVAALFLAGYIPGILWGLACIIPALIYARRAGHRALGMGKFSENFRVTIEALPALFLIVLIVGGIISGIFTPTEASCIAVVYVLALSFAYRTITVQMIPGFLLDTAKTTGMIIFMIGISAVMGWIMAYAKIPNIIATSLLGFTDDPILIMVMMNVIMLLLGCVMDPTPAILIFAPIFLPIATSLGFDPVHFGVIMVFNLSIGTITPPVGPILFVGCRIAKLKIEEVFKPLLLYFLVLIAVLFVVTFIPALSLALPEAAGFVR, from the coding sequence ATGGCGAATGCCGCAGACATCGGGCTGATCATGCTGATCAGCATTCCGATCCTCCTCGCCATCGGCGTGCCGATCAGCATCAGCATGGGCATCGGCTCCGTCCTGGCCATGGCCACCATCTTCACCTTCGACCGCATGGCGATCACGGCGGCCCAGCGCGTCTTCACCGGCGTCAACAGCTTCTCGCTGCTGGCGATCCCCTTCTTCGTGCTCGCCGGCATCATCATGACCAACGGCGGCATCGCCCGAAGATTGATCAACTTCGCCAAGGCGCTGATCGGCTTCATTCCCGGCGCGCTGATGCAGACCAACATCGTCGCCAACATGCTGTTCGGCTCGATCAGCGGCTCCGGCGTCGCCGCCGCGGCGGCGATCGGCGGCGCCATCGGCCCGCAGCAGAAGGCCGACGGCTACGATCCGGCGGCGGCGGCCGCGGCCAACATCGCCTCCGCGCCCTCCGGCATGCTCATCCCGCCCAGCAACACCTTCATCATCTACTCGCTGGCGAGCGGCGGCACCTCGGTCGCCGCCCTGTTCCTCGCCGGCTACATCCCCGGCATCCTCTGGGGTCTGGCCTGCATCATCCCGGCGCTCATCTATGCGCGCCGGGCCGGGCACCGGGCGCTGGGCATGGGCAAGTTCAGCGAGAACTTCCGGGTGACCATCGAGGCCTTGCCGGCGCTGTTCCTGATCGTGCTGATCGTCGGCGGCATCATCTCCGGCATCTTCACCCCGACGGAAGCCAGCTGCATCGCCGTCGTCTACGTCCTGGCCCTGTCCTTCGCCTACCGGACCATCACGGTTCAGATGATCCCGGGCTTCCTGCTCGACACCGCCAAGACCACCGGCATGATCATCTTCATGATCGGCATCTCGGCCGTGATGGGCTGGATCATGGCCTACGCCAAGATCCCCAACATCATCGCCACGTCGCTGCTCGGCTTCACCGACGACCCCATCCTCATCATGGTGATGATGAACGTCATCATGCTGCTTCTGGGCTGCGTCATGGACCCGACCCCGGCCATCCTGATCTTCGCGCCGATCTTCCTGCCGATCGCCACCTCGCTCGGCTTCGACCCCGTGCACTTCGGCGTCATCATGGTGTTCAACCTGAGCATCGGCACCATCACGCCACCGGTCGGGCCCATCCTGTTCGTCGGCTGTCGAATAGCCAAACTCAAGATCGAGGAGGTGTTCAAGCCGCTGCTGCTCTACTTCCTGGTCCTGATCGCCGTGCTGTTCGTGGTCACCTTCATTCCCGCGCTGTCGCTGGCCCTGCCTGAGGCCGCCGGGTTCGTGAGATAG
- a CDS encoding GNAT family N-acetyltransferase produces the protein MKTAIWTVRRLGADDVEAFRRVRLEALREEPVAYASSHADWAALSDEEWRDRMVEPVVAAFLSDEPVGLAGLMRQRPSKMVHRASIVMVYVRRSLRGTGLADELIDAVIDEARALGIVQLELSVTAENRAAVRFYERKGFVTIGRIPGALMHEGREMDDLMMARRIG, from the coding sequence AGACAGCCATCTGGACCGTCCGGCGCCTCGGCGCCGACGACGTGGAGGCGTTCCGCCGCGTTCGCCTGGAAGCGTTGCGCGAGGAGCCCGTGGCCTATGCCAGCAGCCACGCGGACTGGGCCGCTCTCTCCGACGAGGAGTGGCGGGACCGGATGGTCGAACCCGTTGTCGCCGCCTTCCTCAGCGACGAGCCGGTGGGACTGGCCGGGCTGATGCGGCAGCGACCGAGCAAGATGGTTCACCGCGCCAGCATCGTCATGGTCTACGTGCGCAGGAGCCTGCGCGGGACCGGCCTGGCCGACGAACTCATCGACGCCGTGATCGACGAGGCGCGCGCCTTGGGCATCGTCCAGCTGGAGCTTTCCGTCACCGCCGAGAACCGGGCGGCAGTGCGCTTCTACGAGCGCAAGGGCTTCGTCACGATCGGCCGCATTCCCGGCGCCCTGATGCACGAGGGGCGGGAAATGGACGACCTCATGATGGCGCGGCGCATCGGGTGA
- the ypfJ gene encoding KPN_02809 family neutral zinc metallopeptidase — translation MLWKGRRQSGNVEDMRGSGGGFSGGGMRFPGGGFPGGGRRGGGGLSIGGLIVVGLVLWFLGINPLVLLDGGMGATGTGGSAAIERPSGGKPDEMRDFVATVLADTEDTWAEVFKADGKRYKATPLVLFSGQIRSACGFASAASGPFYCPGDGKIYIDLAFYDELRQTFGAPGDFAQAYVIAHEVGHHVQDLVGLLPAFNERRQRLDEAGANALSVRVELQADCYAGIWGHYAEKKGILERGDLEEALNAATQIGDDAIQKRTQGYVVPESFNHGSSADRKRWFKIGFDTGDAESCNTFSNDRL, via the coding sequence ATGCTGTGGAAGGGACGCCGCCAGAGCGGCAACGTCGAGGATATGAGGGGCAGCGGCGGCGGCTTCTCCGGTGGCGGCATGCGCTTTCCGGGCGGTGGCTTTCCTGGGGGAGGGCGGCGCGGCGGTGGTGGCCTGTCCATCGGCGGGCTGATCGTCGTCGGTCTCGTGCTGTGGTTCCTCGGTATCAACCCGCTGGTGCTGCTCGACGGCGGCATGGGCGCGACCGGCACCGGCGGCTCGGCGGCCATCGAGCGTCCGAGTGGCGGCAAGCCCGACGAGATGCGCGACTTCGTCGCCACCGTGCTCGCCGACACCGAGGACACCTGGGCGGAGGTGTTCAAGGCGGACGGCAAGCGCTACAAGGCGACGCCGCTGGTGCTGTTTTCCGGCCAGATCCGCTCGGCCTGCGGCTTTGCCAGCGCGGCCAGCGGGCCGTTCTACTGCCCCGGCGACGGCAAGATCTACATCGACCTCGCCTTCTACGACGAGCTGCGCCAGACCTTCGGCGCGCCCGGCGACTTCGCCCAGGCCTATGTGATCGCCCACGAGGTCGGCCACCACGTGCAGGACCTCGTCGGCCTTCTGCCGGCCTTCAACGAACGGCGCCAACGCCTCGACGAGGCCGGCGCCAATGCGCTGTCCGTGCGGGTGGAGCTCCAGGCCGATTGCTACGCCGGCATCTGGGGCCATTACGCCGAGAAGAAGGGCATCCTTGAACGCGGCGACCTTGAGGAGGCGCTCAACGCCGCCACCCAGATCGGCGACGACGCCATCCAGAAGCGGACGCAGGGCTACGTGGTGCCGGAGAGCTTCAACCATGGCTCCTCGGCCGATCGCAAGCGCTGGTTCAAGATCGGCTTCGACACCGGCGACGCGGAGTCCTGCAACACGTTCTCCAACGACCGGCTGTAG
- a CDS encoding FGGY-family carbohydrate kinase, with amino-acid sequence MTSASGPVLIGVDIGTTNLKVVAIRPDGAPLNVVRRGMRIDHPGPGAAEFDLGQLEGDLVALLGETVERLAVAGHGPADIAAIGICSIGESFVGLDEAGRRVTPCPTWFDRRTANLRAEWGLTPRDWFDRTGMVDDDIYTVHRLGHARRTGAGWFGRARRWAMVADYAVWCLTGTLAANPSLAARSGLADRRTGAWDADLVRTTGLDAAALPDLRPQGEGRGALTAAIAALTGLAAGTPVVNAGHDHPCAGLACRMTEPGPVIDSTGTSEALKTVVDRPLGYDEVGGGLYDCYPYVIPGRFILSGHIPASGALLDWLERLLAGPDGGRPAIDRLWQAAEQAPAGTGGVRVLPYLRGTGAPWNQRGRRAEIVGLGEEASAGTVLRAAVEGLSSWLLLNLDRFAAITGERPDELILAGGGARNAFVDAVKAALIDRPLVMPDVEEAAGIGAALVGGLAVGLFASPAEAVRLEAIGSTRIDVDPALAAVYAPLVPDLVGRLTSIGEP; translated from the coding sequence ATGACATCTGCCTCCGGCCCGGTTCTGATCGGTGTTGACATCGGCACCACCAATCTGAAGGTCGTCGCCATCCGGCCCGACGGCGCGCCCCTCAACGTCGTCCGCCGCGGCATGCGGATCGATCACCCCGGGCCGGGCGCGGCGGAATTCGATCTCGGCCAGCTGGAGGGCGATCTCGTCGCCCTGCTGGGCGAGACGGTCGAACGGCTAGCCGTGGCCGGCCACGGCCCGGCCGACATTGCGGCGATCGGCATTTGCAGCATCGGAGAAAGCTTCGTCGGTCTCGACGAGGCGGGGCGGCGCGTCACGCCCTGTCCGACCTGGTTCGACCGGCGGACCGCCAATCTCCGGGCCGAGTGGGGCCTTACGCCACGCGACTGGTTCGACCGGACCGGCATGGTCGACGACGACATCTACACGGTGCATCGCCTGGGCCACGCACGGCGGACCGGGGCCGGCTGGTTCGGCCGGGCCCGGCGCTGGGCCATGGTGGCCGACTACGCCGTCTGGTGCCTTACCGGCACTCTCGCGGCCAACCCGTCGCTGGCCGCCCGCAGCGGTCTTGCCGACCGGCGAACCGGCGCCTGGGATGCCGACCTCGTGCGCACGACCGGTCTCGACGCGGCGGCTCTGCCCGATCTGCGGCCGCAGGGCGAAGGGCGCGGGGCGCTGACCGCCGCCATCGCCGCGCTGACCGGCCTCGCGGCGGGCACGCCGGTGGTCAACGCCGGCCACGACCACCCCTGCGCCGGACTGGCCTGCCGGATGACCGAGCCCGGACCGGTGATCGATTCCACCGGCACGTCGGAAGCGCTGAAGACGGTGGTCGACCGGCCCCTCGGCTACGACGAGGTCGGCGGCGGGCTCTACGATTGCTACCCCTACGTCATCCCCGGCCGCTTCATCCTGTCCGGGCATATTCCGGCCTCGGGCGCGCTGCTCGACTGGCTCGAACGGCTGCTGGCCGGCCCGGACGGCGGGCGCCCGGCCATCGACCGGCTGTGGCAGGCGGCCGAACAGGCGCCGGCCGGCACCGGCGGCGTGCGCGTGCTGCCCTATCTCAGAGGCACCGGCGCGCCCTGGAACCAGCGCGGACGGCGGGCCGAGATCGTCGGTCTCGGCGAGGAGGCGTCGGCCGGAACGGTGCTGCGCGCCGCCGTCGAGGGCCTGTCCTCCTGGCTGCTGCTCAACCTCGACCGCTTCGCCGCCATCACCGGAGAGCGGCCGGACGAGCTGATCCTGGCCGGTGGCGGCGCCCGCAATGCCTTCGTCGACGCCGTCAAGGCGGCGCTCATCGATCGGCCGCTGGTCATGCCGGACGTCGAGGAGGCGGCCGGCATCGGCGCGGCGCTGGTGGGCGGATTGGCCGTCGGCCTGTTCGCCAGCCCTGCCGAAGCCGTTCGTCTCGAAGCGATCGGCAGCACCCGGATCGACGTCGATCCCGCATTGGCCGCCGTCTACGCGCCGCTGGTGCCGGACCTCGTGGGCCGGCTGACAAGCATCGGAGAGCCATGA
- a CDS encoding TRAP transporter substrate-binding protein, with product MKYASYLSIVAGAIALSAVIPAASAAPVNFEIAFNQTDTHPQFKALQMFADGLKARTNGEYTAEVFPNELLGAQKETVEMVQTGTLAMSVAAASLLESWNPDFSVFNLPYLFNSIDEQKKVLNNPEIVGDLYKSVSDQGVVVLGSFTAGARSVYLKDRFVKTPADLAGEKIRVMQSDTNVQMLKYMGGVGIAMGQGEVYTAIQTGVLDGGENNEIVYSSLKHVEVAPYYSYTRHLMIPDYLVMNVDLFNGLPDDIKTIVTEELAKAFDFEFDAFAADAAKARADAEKAGGKFSEDVDMDAFRAAVKPLVDSKLTTDVTKTIYQKIEALR from the coding sequence ATGAAATACGCTTCCTATCTGTCCATCGTCGCCGGAGCCATCGCTCTGTCCGCCGTCATTCCCGCCGCGTCGGCCGCCCCCGTGAACTTCGAGATCGCCTTCAACCAGACCGACACGCATCCGCAGTTCAAGGCGTTGCAGATGTTCGCCGACGGCCTGAAGGCGCGCACCAACGGCGAGTACACCGCCGAGGTGTTCCCGAACGAGTTGCTCGGCGCCCAGAAGGAAACCGTCGAGATGGTCCAGACCGGCACGCTCGCCATGTCGGTCGCCGCCGCCAGCCTGCTGGAAAGCTGGAACCCGGACTTCTCGGTGTTCAACCTGCCTTACCTGTTCAACAGCATCGACGAGCAGAAGAAGGTCCTCAACAATCCCGAGATCGTCGGCGACCTCTACAAGTCCGTGTCCGATCAGGGCGTGGTCGTGCTCGGCTCCTTCACCGCCGGCGCGCGGTCGGTCTACCTGAAGGACCGCTTCGTCAAGACCCCGGCCGACCTCGCCGGCGAGAAGATCCGCGTCATGCAGTCGGACACCAACGTCCAGATGCTGAAGTACATGGGCGGCGTCGGCATCGCCATGGGCCAGGGTGAGGTCTACACCGCCATCCAGACCGGCGTGCTCGACGGTGGCGAGAACAACGAGATCGTCTATTCCTCGCTGAAGCACGTCGAAGTTGCCCCGTACTACTCGTACACGCGCCACCTGATGATCCCCGACTATCTCGTGATGAACGTCGACCTGTTCAACGGCCTGCCGGACGACATCAAGACGATCGTCACCGAAGAGCTGGCCAAGGCCTTCGACTTCGAGTTCGACGCCTTCGCGGCCGATGCCGCCAAGGCCCGTGCCGATGCCGAAAAGGCCGGCGGCAAGTTCAGCGAGGATGTCGACATGGATGCCTTCCGCGCGGCGGTCAAGCCGCTGGTCGACAGCAAGCTGACCACCGACGTCACCAAGACGATCTATCAGAAGATCGAAGCGCTGCGCTGA
- a CDS encoding DUF5680 domain-containing protein: protein MDVLEDFIIRAKAATYAGDGAPAVSCRPGSHDLSFEDGDFHYLDSYFGGTDFSGQEVVWQGGRPVWAMSYHGRVLRDDLITGAEAGATIKAALTALYGEHRFLGGFRFRRDGHDYIDIVDGDHRAFFGFEEIRVRDIRAYGLRYFGGLIRD from the coding sequence ATGGACGTCCTCGAAGACTTCATCATCCGCGCCAAGGCGGCCACCTATGCCGGCGACGGCGCGCCGGCCGTCAGTTGCCGGCCCGGATCGCACGACCTCTCCTTCGAGGATGGCGATTTCCATTATCTCGACAGCTACTTCGGCGGCACCGACTTCTCGGGCCAGGAGGTTGTCTGGCAGGGCGGCCGGCCCGTATGGGCCATGAGCTACCACGGCCGGGTGCTGCGCGACGACCTGATCACCGGGGCCGAGGCCGGCGCCACCATCAAGGCGGCGCTGACGGCGCTCTACGGCGAGCATCGTTTCCTCGGCGGCTTCCGCTTCCGCCGCGACGGCCACGACTACATCGACATCGTCGACGGCGACCATCGCGCCTTCTTCGGCTTCGAGGAGATCCGGGTGCGCGATATCCGCGCCTACGGGTTGCGCTATTTCGGCGGCCTGATCCGGGATTGA